From Longimicrobiales bacterium, a single genomic window includes:
- a CDS encoding carboxypeptidase regulatory-like domain-containing protein, translating into MLPARPAVAAILLLLTLLPQRTAQAQVVTGRLMDATAGRPVASAFVQLVDAGGVRQQGALTDSAGRYSLRARAAGEYRLYAQALGYVTATSPLLRLGPDSVHYDFELSRRALVLPSVDARSEDSRGCERRPDGQAVVALWDAVRTALTVTAWTGETGSIRYSMMNHMRELDESQRRIEREERAPVYATAALPYRSVRPEQLARDGYLVTEGDVNWLLGLDADVLLSESFLDSHCFRLVASKDTTRIGLGFTPLRRDGRTDVSGVLWVNRRTAELQHLEFEYEGLPEHMRRFGASGEVHFERLGTGAWIVTRWWIRSPLVSARRFSRRYELTGYREDGGTVTFAETIDPTLFGRHGSGAIEGTVLDTVTGGPAQRALVFLSGTPFSAVSDSTGRYRIAGVPPGTYAIGFTHPILQEIGLPQQLDTVRVDSAATVQRSFALPTMSELLHIACPHAPPETTLGLVYGVVRRTETGEPLGGVEVHARWKGQPRRADRSQGGAPRWASLTSPEGRYAICWVPTDREVEVTVLTGEVQHRSTTVDLSRSPVRRQDFVP; encoded by the coding sequence ATGCTGCCCGCAAGACCTGCCGTTGCTGCCATTCTGCTGCTCCTGACGCTACTGCCGCAACGCACCGCTCAGGCGCAGGTCGTGACCGGCCGCCTCATGGATGCCACGGCGGGCCGTCCTGTCGCCAGTGCGTTCGTGCAGCTGGTGGACGCGGGTGGCGTGCGCCAGCAGGGTGCTCTGACGGACTCCGCGGGCCGGTACTCGCTGCGGGCCCGCGCCGCCGGCGAGTACCGGCTGTATGCGCAGGCCCTGGGCTACGTCACCGCAACATCGCCGCTGCTGCGTCTCGGGCCGGACTCCGTCCACTACGACTTCGAGCTGAGCCGGCGCGCCCTGGTGCTGCCGTCCGTAGACGCCCGTTCGGAGGATTCGCGCGGGTGCGAGCGACGTCCTGACGGCCAGGCCGTGGTGGCCCTGTGGGATGCGGTAAGGACTGCGCTCACGGTGACGGCATGGACGGGCGAAACCGGCTCGATCCGCTATTCGATGATGAATCACATGCGCGAGCTGGATGAGTCGCAGCGCAGAATCGAGCGGGAGGAGCGCGCCCCCGTCTATGCGACGGCGGCGCTGCCGTACAGGTCGGTACGACCGGAGCAACTCGCACGTGACGGCTACCTGGTAACGGAAGGGGACGTGAACTGGCTTCTGGGGCTGGACGCGGACGTACTGCTCTCGGAATCGTTCCTGGATTCGCACTGCTTCAGGTTGGTGGCGTCGAAAGACACCACTCGGATCGGACTCGGCTTTACACCACTGCGGCGCGACGGACGTACGGACGTAAGCGGCGTTCTGTGGGTGAACCGGCGCACGGCCGAGCTGCAGCACCTGGAGTTCGAGTACGAGGGGCTGCCGGAACACATGCGGCGGTTCGGCGCCTCGGGTGAAGTGCACTTCGAGCGACTGGGCACGGGCGCCTGGATCGTCACGCGCTGGTGGATCCGTTCGCCGCTGGTGTCTGCGCGTCGGTTCTCGCGACGCTACGAGCTCACGGGATACCGGGAGGACGGCGGTACCGTAACGTTCGCGGAAACGATCGATCCCACGTTATTCGGGCGACACGGCAGCGGTGCCATTGAAGGGACCGTGCTCGATACCGTGACCGGCGGGCCGGCGCAGCGCGCGCTCGTGTTCCTCTCCGGAACCCCGTTCTCGGCCGTATCGGACAGCACCGGGCGCTATCGGATCGCGGGCGTTCCGCCGGGCACCTACGCGATCGGATTCACACACCCGATCCTACAGGAGATCGGTCTGCCGCAGCAGCTGGATACGGTGCGCGTCGACAGCGCGGCGACGGTGCAGCGGAGTTTCGCACTTCCGACGATGTCCGAGCTGCTTCACATTGCCTGTCCCCATGCGCCGCCGGAAACGACATTGGGCCTCGTGTACGGTGTCGTGCGACGGACGGAGACGGGGGAGCCGCTGGGCGGCGTGGAAGTCCATGCTCGCTGGAAGGGCCAGCCGCGCCGCGCCGATCGCAGCCAGGGTGGAGCTCCACGGTGGGCGTCGCTCACCAGTCCCGAAGGTCGCTACGCGATCTGCTGGGTACCGACGGACCGCGAGGTCGAAGTCACCGTCCTCACGGGCGAGGTGCAACACCGCAGTACGACCGTGGATCTGTCCCGGAGCCCCGTCCGGCGGCAGGATTTCGTACCCTGA
- the uvrA gene encoding excinuclease ABC subunit UvrA yields MEEKLVVRGAREHNLQNIDVEIPRDRLVVITGLSGSGKSSLAFDTIYAEGQRRYVESLSAYARQFLGVMEKPDVDVIEGLSPAISIEQKTTGRNPRSTVGTVTEVYDYLRLLWARVGVPHCTECGQPVRRQSSTQIVDQILAWPEGTRLEVLAPLVRGRKGEFRDLFEDARRKGFVRVRVDGELHDLESPPKLNRYENHDISMVVDRLVVREADRSRIADSLETALRAANGIAEVVEHAAEPKTHLFSERYACVHCGTSMAELEPRQFSFNSPYGACDGCGGLGTRREVSPALVVGDPIISLLEGVILPWGEPTGHLRKTIIPGLAEHYGFDPNTPWGELPQKVRDGILNGSGRRKVKFPYRSGGAAGSYSEPWEGVLTNVMRRYEETSSDSVREQLQEFMMTLPCRTCGGSRLKQESLAVTVGGRSIGDAVHMSVAEALAFFADLSSSTSLQTEIAGPILKEVRERLQFLVNVGLEYLTLGRSAETLSGGEAQRIRLATQIGSRLVGVLYILDEPSIGLHQRDNERLLQTLKQLRDLGNTVLVVEHDRETIAAADHIIDLGPGAGRHGGEVVAEGTLEEVLKSDRSLTAAYLRGDREIPMPKTRRQAADDGYLVVRGAREHNLRNIDATFPLGTFTCVTGVSGSGKSTLITDILYQTLSRHFYNARVLPGEHDDIEGLDRIDKVVDIDQSAIGRTPRSNPATYTGLFTPIRSLFAELPESKIRGYAPGRFSFNVKGGRCESCQGDGLIKIEMHFLPDVYVPCDVCRGRRYNRETLEVFYKGRTIADVLDMTVDEALEFFDAVPNIRHKLQTLSDVGLGYIHLGQSATTLSGGEAQRVKLATELSRRDTGRTLYILDEPTTGLHFEDVRMLLHVLHRLVDRGNTVVVIEHNLEVVKTADWIIDLGPEGGAGGGAIVAEGTPETVAANPVSHTGRFLAETLGLAPVG; encoded by the coding sequence ATGGAAGAGAAACTGGTTGTCCGCGGCGCCCGCGAGCACAACCTGCAGAACATCGATGTGGAGATCCCGCGCGACCGCCTGGTCGTGATCACGGGATTATCCGGATCCGGCAAGTCGTCGCTCGCGTTCGACACAATCTACGCCGAGGGCCAGCGTCGCTACGTCGAATCGCTGTCGGCGTACGCCCGCCAGTTCCTCGGCGTGATGGAGAAGCCGGACGTCGATGTGATCGAGGGTCTTTCGCCTGCGATTTCCATCGAACAGAAGACAACCGGCCGTAACCCGCGCTCGACCGTCGGCACCGTCACCGAGGTGTACGACTATCTGCGTCTCCTGTGGGCGCGCGTCGGGGTGCCGCACTGCACCGAGTGCGGGCAGCCGGTGCGGCGCCAGTCATCGACACAGATCGTCGATCAGATCCTCGCCTGGCCGGAGGGCACGCGCCTCGAAGTCCTCGCGCCGCTCGTGCGCGGCCGCAAGGGTGAGTTCCGCGACCTGTTCGAGGACGCGCGCCGGAAAGGCTTTGTGCGCGTGCGCGTCGACGGCGAGCTGCATGATCTGGAGTCGCCGCCGAAGCTGAACCGCTACGAGAACCACGACATTTCGATGGTCGTGGACAGACTTGTCGTGCGCGAAGCGGATCGTTCCCGCATCGCGGACTCGCTCGAGACCGCGCTCCGCGCCGCCAATGGCATTGCCGAAGTAGTCGAGCATGCGGCGGAGCCGAAGACGCACCTGTTCAGCGAGCGCTACGCGTGCGTCCATTGCGGCACCAGCATGGCCGAGCTGGAGCCGCGCCAGTTCTCGTTCAACTCGCCGTACGGGGCCTGCGACGGCTGCGGCGGCCTCGGCACGCGGCGCGAGGTCAGCCCCGCACTCGTCGTTGGCGATCCCATTATCTCCCTCCTCGAAGGTGTCATCCTGCCGTGGGGCGAGCCGACCGGCCACCTGCGCAAGACGATCATTCCGGGCCTGGCCGAACACTACGGCTTCGATCCCAACACGCCGTGGGGTGAGCTGCCGCAGAAGGTGCGTGACGGCATCCTGAACGGGTCCGGTCGCCGCAAGGTGAAGTTCCCGTACCGCTCCGGCGGCGCCGCGGGCTCGTACAGCGAGCCCTGGGAAGGCGTGCTCACGAACGTGATGCGGCGCTACGAGGAGACGTCGTCGGATTCCGTGCGCGAGCAGCTCCAGGAGTTCATGATGACGCTGCCATGCCGGACCTGCGGCGGCAGCCGGCTGAAGCAGGAGAGCCTGGCGGTCACTGTCGGAGGCCGCTCCATCGGCGACGCCGTTCACATGAGCGTCGCCGAGGCGCTGGCGTTCTTTGCGGATCTTTCCTCATCGACCTCGCTGCAGACGGAGATCGCAGGGCCGATCCTGAAGGAAGTGCGCGAGCGCCTCCAGTTCCTGGTCAATGTCGGGCTCGAGTACCTCACGCTCGGCCGCAGTGCGGAAACACTGTCGGGCGGCGAGGCGCAACGGATCCGCCTGGCGACGCAGATCGGCAGCCGCCTGGTTGGTGTGCTCTACATCCTGGACGAGCCGAGCATCGGCCTGCACCAGCGCGACAACGAGCGGCTCCTCCAGACGCTCAAGCAGCTGCGTGATCTCGGCAACACGGTGCTCGTCGTGGAGCACGACCGCGAGACGATCGCGGCCGCCGACCACATCATCGATCTCGGTCCTGGCGCCGGCCGCCACGGCGGAGAGGTCGTTGCCGAAGGCACACTCGAAGAGGTTCTGAAGAGTGACAGGTCGCTGACTGCGGCGTACCTGCGCGGCGACCGCGAGATTCCGATGCCGAAGACGCGGCGCCAGGCGGCCGATGACGGCTACCTGGTCGTGCGTGGCGCGCGTGAGCACAACCTGCGCAACATCGATGCGACGTTCCCGCTCGGCACGTTCACCTGCGTCACCGGTGTCAGCGGCTCCGGCAAGAGCACGCTGATCACGGACATCCTCTACCAGACCCTGTCGCGCCATTTCTATAACGCGCGGGTTCTGCCGGGCGAGCACGACGACATCGAGGGCCTGGATCGCATCGACAAGGTCGTCGACATCGATCAGTCGGCGATCGGTCGCACACCGCGCTCGAATCCGGCGACGTACACCGGCCTCTTCACACCCATCCGCTCGCTTTTTGCCGAGCTGCCGGAGTCGAAGATCCGCGGGTACGCACCCGGCCGCTTCAGCTTCAACGTGAAGGGCGGCCGTTGCGAGTCGTGCCAGGGTGACGGCCTGATCAAGATCGAGATGCACTTCCTGCCGGACGTATACGTACCCTGCGACGTGTGCCGCGGGCGGCGTTACAACCGCGAGACGCTCGAGGTCTTCTACAAGGGCCGCACGATCGCGGATGTGCTCGACATGACCGTCGACGAAGCGCTCGAGTTCTTCGACGCCGTGCCGAACATCCGGCACAAGCTCCAGACACTCTCGGATGTAGGACTCGGCTACATCCATCTCGGTCAGTCCGCGACGACGCTGAGCGGCGGCGAGGCGCAGCGCGTGAAGCTGGCGACGGAGCTGTCGCGCCGTGATACCGGCCGCACGCTCTACATCCTCGACGAGCCGACGACGGGTCTGCACTTCGAGGATGTGCGCATGCTGCTCCACGTGCTGCACCGTCTGGTCGATCGCGGTAACACGGTCGTGGTCATCGAGCACAACCTCGAGGTCGTGAAGACGGCCGACTGGATCATCGATCTCGGGCCGGAGGGCGGTGCGGGAGGTGGCGCCATCGTGGCCGAAGGCACACCGGAGACGGTTGCAGCAAATCCGGTGTCGCACACCGGCCGTTTCCTGGCGGAAACGCTGGGGCTGGCGCCTGTCGGATGA
- the efp gene encoding elongation factor P has protein sequence MSMPATQIRRGNVILFNGEPHRVIEFHHHTPGNLRAFVQAKMRNIKTGSTTEHRFRAADTVEKAQMETHELQFMYKDAHHYHFMNNETFEMLMLDDEILGDSGQWLTENMVILAEFYNGQAIGVELPSSLELEVVETEPTMTGATKTAMTKPATLSNGVTVQVPSFINEGDMLRVDPREGKYLERAK, from the coding sequence ATGTCGATGCCCGCCACGCAGATCCGACGCGGCAACGTGATCCTGTTCAACGGTGAGCCGCACCGCGTGATCGAGTTTCATCACCACACGCCCGGAAATCTGCGCGCGTTCGTTCAGGCCAAGATGCGCAACATCAAGACGGGCTCGACCACCGAGCACCGGTTCCGCGCCGCCGACACGGTCGAGAAGGCGCAGATGGAGACGCACGAGCTCCAGTTCATGTACAAGGACGCGCACCATTACCACTTCATGAACAACGAGACGTTCGAGATGCTCATGCTCGATGATGAGATTCTCGGCGACTCCGGCCAGTGGCTGACCGAGAACATGGTCATCCTCGCGGAGTTCTATAACGGTCAGGCGATCGGCGTGGAGCTGCCGTCTTCCCTCGAGCTGGAAGTGGTGGAGACAGAGCCGACCATGACCGGCGCCACGAAGACCGCCATGACGAAACCCGCCACGCTCTCCAACGGCGTCACGGTGCAGGTCCCCTCCTTCATCAACGAGGGCGACATGCTCCGCGTGGACCCGCGGGAAGGGAAGTACCTGGAACGGGCGAAGTAG